A portion of the Acipenser ruthenus chromosome 38, fAciRut3.2 maternal haplotype, whole genome shotgun sequence genome contains these proteins:
- the LOC117433688 gene encoding zinc-binding protein A33-like, with product MALNTLDFVGISGLLLTSVAISEVFPPDLEVFIPWGSLEDRSGWLLADITTQFAELHEFLRRREEEVKRDLKAAERRDLEPMERNLQRIQRELGDRTEQARKLQDSQSITQPVTYLKWWSETGAPLVMELKEEPLEDAGVELEEPAKQTTGFKSKVKALGMIPGSLSLGPYETHLQFSIWKQMLTVIRTVPGRLTLKTWRSALRLSKDGSSVRQVDWQNQQQSAESEERYNRDLCAVSKEEFTSGRHYWEVEVGAKTDWAVGVHMERKPNVLNTLKKILRKFYCKGQTYIILHFNDNTNYRMEASSDSSISMHSHPSKIGVYLDYDRGEVAFYNADDMSLIHTVTEKLTEPVSAYLNPGPYLKGKNADPLKICYY from the exons ATGGCCCTGAACACCCTTGATTTTGTGGGGATAAGCGGGCTACTGCTGACCAGTGTTGCCATATCAGAGGTTTTCCCTCCAGATTTAGAGGTTTTTATTCCTTGGGGATCTTTGGAG GACAGGTCTGGCTGGCTGCTGGCAGATATCACGACCCAGTTTGCTGAGCTGCACGAGTTTCTGCGGAGGCGAGAGGAGGAGGTGAAGCGAGATCTGAAAGCAGCCGAGCGGAGGGATCTGGAGCCCATGGAGAGGAACCTGCAGAGGATCCAGAGGGAGCTGGGAGACAGGACTGAGCAGGCCAGGAAACTGCAGGATTCCCAGAGCATCACACAGCCTGTCACTTACCTCAAG TGGTGGAGTGAGACTGGCGCCCCCCTTGTGATGGAATTAAAAGAAGAGCCCCTCGAGGATGCAGGAGTTGAACTAGAGGAGCCAGCGAAGCAGACCACGGG GTTTAAATCCAAAGTGAAAGCCCTGGGCATGATCCCCGGCTCTTTATCACTTGGTCCCTACGAGACACACTTGCAGTTTTCCATTTGGAAGCAGATGCTGACAGTGATCAGAACAG TTCCAGGTCGATTGACTTTGAAGACATGGCGCTCAGCGCTCAGACTTTCCAAGGATGGGTCAAGTGTGCGGCAGGTCGACTGGCAGAATCAACAGCAATCAGCTGAGAGTGAAGAGAGATACAACAGGGACTTGTGTGCAGTCAGTAAAGAGGAATTCACAtcagggagacactactgggaggtggaggtgggggctAAGACTGATTGGGCTGTGGGGGTTCACATGGAAAGAAAGccaaatgtattaaatacattaaaaaaaattttgAGGAAATTCTATTGTAAAGGACAGACATATATTATTCTGCATTTTAATGACAATACAAATTATAGAATGGAAGCTTCATCAGATAGCTCAATCTCAATGCATTCCCACCCCAGTAAGATCGGGGTGTACCTGGATTATGACCGAGGAGAGGTGGCGTTTTACAATGCTGATGACATGTCCCTCATCCACACAGTCACTGAGAAACTCACTGAACCCGTTTCTGCTTACTTGAACCCTGGGCCCTATTTGAAAGGTAAAAATGCAGATCCATTAAAAATCTGCTATTACTGA